From the genome of Nicotiana sylvestris chromosome 1, ASM39365v2, whole genome shotgun sequence:
CCTTCCACAAGTTTACCAATATCACATACGTATAGTTCGTATTACTTAGGAGTGTCAATGGATATTAAAAAATCGACTAAACCGATTGAACCGTATCGCACCGAATCGATTTTTAGGACCGTAGATTTTTGTATAAATCTACAACAGTACCGATAATTAggataggttttttattttataataaaccAAAAAATTACCGAACCACATCGAATAAATTTTACATATGAAAAATATATGGGATTTTTaccttcctataccatatatgaaaccttattatccttaatgtttaaggtttgtgtttattacatttcagcataccaaattaccatttatATACCATAATTAATTTAGAGGTATAATTAATTGACAgttttttactccttaattaaaggtgtCCATATATCACAAGTTTCTCTCTCCCTTTAATTCCTATATATCCCACATTTCCCTCTCCCCTTAATCCCACGTTTCAAACATATAAAAGCATAGCGGGAAAAGTTTATTAGAGAAGCACATACGACCAAATCATTAACAAGAATTTTTGGAACAAATTGTCATAAAGATATGTAGTAAAACTATTCAATAATAATTAGTAAAGAGAAAAACTCAACCTTATTTTCAGAAAAAAGGCGTGAGATCGCTATATCAACCTAATTATCTGTGTTGGGttgacaaaaaaaaagaataattaaaCTTCCAATACATATCCGTTCAGTTCAGCCCATTGAAGAAAACGTGAAATTGGAAAAAAGTTTGAGCGATTGAACTTATAAGACAACCAAAATAACATTTGTAGAATTTCAATTGTATGATCCATTTAAACCTATTAAACCACTGCACAGTGTCTTGAACATTAAAGAGTATTTTAAAATTACTCCTACTAATTACACTAACCTGTGATTTTTATTGCTTATTCACCCCCACCCTCACCTACCCACCCTACCAAAGAGAAAAAGAGGGTACCTAcactaatattttttccaaataagattgtagtttaattgtagtataaatgtagtaattttgtagatacCCTTAAAAACAATAAAACTTTATACAATACTTAAATtgatttgtagtttatttgtagaaattttatctacaagatatctacaaattggatacattgaattttaatataccaattcccattttaattgtagcataattggcattttcgacataattgtagaagatttgtagaagttttagtcttcccaatctacaatttatctacaattctacaatttatctacaatttctggaaatatgtcttcttcttcttcttcttcttcttcttcttcttcttcttcttcttcttcttcttcttcttcttcttcttcttcttcttcttcttcttcttcttcttcttcttcttcttcgagtttcaatctgaaattcagtcaaaaccaagtctaatcttcaccaaaacccctcaaaattgagatataaactcctaaacatattccgaattatttacaacaacacccaatccaaacaaataatgatttttgaaaacccaaatttgaattcaaagctttcaagctttttaatggctatcgatggtggaaaatatatggaagaacaaattttttcaactttgagttgttgaaactcgaaaatttgaattgttcattcattttttttttagaatttgaaTTGTAGTTCTGGAGAAAAATACGCAGATGAGAAATCCCCTTTCCcttttttaaaaattgaatttaatGTAAAATCAATTAACACCAAGATTCTCTCCTTGATTTTAGCGCGTTTTTAGGGAATATTCTACCCTTTTAATGTCTAATAGTCGAATGGTATATAAATTGTAGTTAAAGTGTGGACTGGACGGGTAATTAACAAACTATGCACATttagggtaataaggtttcatatatggtagaGTTAGGAAAAAAGCTTAAACCtaataaagcattaaattttCCATTGGGCCTTGGAATTATAAAACCTGTTACAAGCCAACaactaattaaactcaaaatactagtTCCTAAAACCTATTATCCTACttatacttaaactaagttatttaaagtatctttattagcaagacacaaagtattctagcgattatgagtaggaAACTATAATGTAATGAATATGTTTTccttcatataatttagattgatcttttttaatatttaatatagactttattcttgagtcctaTCTTGGATAATATCTTTCCACTCGtgtaatttatattttctttgcttttacttGGTTTCTTTTACGTTGCTGTCGAATAATTGATGTATatatactctagccatctttcatgttttttaattcatcaccttttaaaccataaaaatgtctagagagttttgctaagtcctataacaGAAAGCATGTTGTTGCATTCTACTTTTACTAGTGAATTTTACATGACatttaaaaaaataccgaaaattaaccgaaccgtaccaaTAACGAAGTGAAACCAATATGATTGAGACGGTTTTGAAAAGTTTAATTTTAGTTAtgcataatagaataaccgaaaaattgatatgatacaaattttataaaataaccgaccgaaccgaaccattgacacccctagtattACTCATGTGTTCCAAGAGATAAGATTTTGCATTCGTTCTCGTGTGTGTTTCTTTTGCGTGCATGTAACTTTAATTCCACACAATTGCACGGTTTTAAGCATTTTCCTTGTATTTTGTCCTACTCGTATTGATGAATAATTTCTCCTTATGTAGGTTATATTATTAGTTTTGTTTCGGTTGTTTTGTTAGTTCTCAGAGTAAAGTATTCATTATTTGGATTGAGATGTTTTACCACCTTTTTATAGAAATTAAATATAGTATTGTATACGATTGAAACCGGGCTCATTTATTTCATGACGAATTGGAACCAAAACGTGATAGATTAAAGATCGATCACGGGTTCCATCGAACCAAAGTACGAAGTCAGAACATACGTCTTCAAGATCTTCGAGCCCGTGACTCCAGAACCGACCCCGACTCCGAATAAGCTCGAGGAGACATTATCGTACCCAATAATAGAAGGCTGAAATATATGCAACCGATTGGATATCACGGCGGGAATCTCGTCACGTATCTATGAGAGAccgattaattagcaaatcatgagatttcttaccttttatagaattgtatcTAAAGCatgactcccctactatataaagggggtctgattcATTGTAATACACATCGTAACAAGCATACCAAAAGCATATAGtattattttctttcttcaagGTATTGTTCTTCTGTATTTGATATCATTTGGATCATATTCAGTTCGAGTGAGATCTATTTGTCAAGGCTATAACTGTTCAAGTCACACGGTTTGAACTTACTTTATTATTGTTTGCTTTAATTATATTTCAATCTATCACTTTGTGTCAAACTaatccacgtatccttaaaatcacttatATATTCAATTGTTATCacattttgagggtaaacagtttgcCGCACACCGTGGGGCTAAGGGTAACAATGGTTATTTGATACGAATTGCCATAACACACACTATATTTCACTGGTTCTTTGAAGTGTCTCTGATTTCCGGCTTaagctcaaaatgtcaaactcacAATTAGCACATCTGTCTACTGACGATGAGTCTTGTCACCACGGTGAAAACAATAACATAGCGCCCGATAACGAGGTACCGCCCGTTGATCTCGTCGAAATTCTAATTGCGGACCCGTTGGATGCTAATTCGCATGTGGTTATCGAAATAAGCCTCTCTACTGACCCCGAGAATAGAATCCGTGGTGGAGCTCGGTTGACAacacaaaatactcaaaacaatgAAGGAGACAGTGTCAATCTATGGATGATCTTCGAAATATTGTAGTCTCAACATGCGACAATAACTCAGTTACAAAACTAGAGTCGCGTACCAAGTAGAATCGAGCCCGACCCGCATCGAGAGATCACTCGCAGAGAGGAACCGGCCGCGGGAAGGTCGAGTGGGAATGAGTCGGGTAACAACCCTGAGTTCATAAAAATGCTCAAGGAGCTGACACAACGAATAGAATCAGGGGAGAAGAAAATCGAAACAAATGATAAAAAGGTGGAAACCTACAATTCTAGAGTCGACCAGATCTCGGGAGCACCGCTGATATTGAAAGGAATGGATTCTAAGAAGTTTGTACAGAAACATTTCCCTCTGAGTGCGGCTCCAAAGCCGATCCCTAAAAGTTGTGCATACCCAAGATTCCTAAGTACAATGGAACGACCGACCCAAACGAGCATGCCACTTCATACACATGCTCCATCAAAGGAAACGACTTGGAGGATGACGAGATCGACTCTgtcttgctgaagaaatttggagaaacccTATCAAAGGGAGCCATGATATGGTATTACAACTTAAtccctaattctattgactcatttgtATGCTTGCAGACTCTTTTGTGAAAGCACATGCCGGGGATATCAAGGTCGAAACTTGAAAATCAGACCTCTTCAAAGTAAGGCAAAAGgataatgaaatgctcagagagtTTGTATCTCGGTTCCAAATAGAACGGATGGACCTACCACTAGTCGCtgatgattgggccgttcaagctTTTACCCAAGGACTCAAAGTTTGAAGTTCGGTGGCTTCATAACAGTTGAAGCAGAATCTAATAGAATATCCGGCTATCACTTAGGCTGATGTGCATAAccgatatcaatcgaagatcagagTCGAAGATGATTAACTGGGGACTtcttccgggtccgtttatcctatTAGACACATCGACAGAGTTAAGAGGGATATCGATCGTGATCTAAGCCGAACACGGATTGGTATCAGTCATACAATAAGGATCAAAGAAACAGTAGGTCCAAACGGGGTTCTATGTGAAATAAAAGGATAAATGACCGAGGCAAGAGCAtccggggactcatgagcaagaacGGTTTTGAGAGGCCTATCGGATATAAAGAAGCACCAAGGTTATCAAAATATAACTTTAATGCTGATGCTGCTGCTATTTTATCGGCTATCGGATGCATCGAAGATACCAAATGGCCTCAACCTCTGCAGTACGACCCATCCCAAAGGGATCCAATCCagatgtgcaaatatcatggcactcacaGCCACAGAATAGAGGATTGCCGACAGTTGAGGGAGGATGTAGCTCGGTTATTCAACAACGAGCATCTTCGAGAATTCCTGAGTGaccgagccaagaatcatttaAGAAATAGGGACTCCAATAAACAAACCAAGAAAAAAGAAcctcaacatgtcattcacatgatcatcggAGGGGTCGATGTTCCTCAAGGACCGATGTTAAAGcgcaccaaagtatccatcacaagggagAAACAGACTCGAGTTTACATACCAGAAGGAACTTTGTCTTTCAGCGACAAAGACACAGAAGGAATCATGCAGCCCCATaacgatgcactagtaatatctgTATTCACGAATAAATCTCAAGTTAAAcatgtgttaattgatccaggtagcttggccaaCATAATTCGATCGAGGGTCATAGAACAACTCGGCTTACAGGACCAAATCTTGCCTGCAGCCCGAGTGCTAAACAGATTCAACATGGCTTGTGAAACTACTAAGGGAGAAATAACATTACCAATAAATGGCACCGGGACCATCCATGAAATGAAGTTTTATGTGATTGAAAGGTACATGAGTTACAACGTCCTGTTCATaaggccatggatccacaacatgagggcagcgCTCTCGAGCCTTCACCAGGTGTTAAAATTCGCAACGCTAGGAGGGATTAAAACGATTTACGGGGAGCAACCGGtcgcaaaggaaatgtttgcagtcgAAGAATTGATTCTAGTATCAATGCTGACAACATCAAAGGAACCGAGTTAGAATACAAAGCAAGAAACTAAATAGCAATTATCGACACCAGCTATGACCCAATCGAATAAAAAAGGGACTGATGAAGATGATGATTACGAGGTTCCCAGATCTTTTATAGTACCCAATGACTCCAATGCTACAAAATCAAtggtcgaagagctggagcaaGTCACATTTATTGAACATTTGCCCGATCGGAAGGTCTACCTGGGCATGGGGTTAACCCccaagctcaggaaaaaactcattcaatttcttatagctaattttgcttggtcccatctcgatatgacagggatcccactggAGATAAACACTTCAAAACTGAGCTTGGACCCGAAATTCCACCCAGTCAAGTAGAAAAGGAGACCCCAATCCGAGATCAAACTTGCTTTCATCAATGACGAGGTAACTATACTCCTTAAAATAAGGTCTATTCGGGAAGTCAAATACCCGAAATGGCTAGCAAACATAGTAGTAGTCCCTAACAAATGGAACAAACTGAGAATGCatgtagattataaagatctaAATAAGGAATGTCCCAAAGACTTTTTCCCTTTGCCTAATATCGattgcatgatcgatgccacgaccgGCTACAAGATCCTCAGTTTTCTTGATGCCTACtctaggtacaaccaaatacggatgTACCCGGATGATCAGGAAAAAACCTCtttcatcactaagtatggcacaTACTGCTATAACGTGATGCCATTTGGATTTAAAATGCCGATGTCACTTACCAATGCCTAGTAAACCGgatgtttgaagaacaaatagggaaatccaTGGATGTTTACATtaacgatatgttagttaagtccctacgagcagaggaccattaTAGCATTCGCAGGAAACCTTCAATATATTtaagaagtacaacatgaagctgaatCTAGAGAATTGTGCGTTCGGAGTCGGATCAGGTAAGTTTCTTgggttcatggtatccaaccaaggaatcgagatcaaccccgagaagatcaaagctatcgaTGATATCACGACAGGGGACAACGTGAAGGTCGTGCAAAGGCTAACCAAACGTATTTCCGCCCTGGGGCAATTCATCTCTAGGTCCTTCGATAAGAGTCACCGATTTTTCTCGTTactaaagaagaaaaacaacttcacatggaccccggaatgccaatGGGCCTTGAAAGAAATTAAGCGATATCTATCGATCCCGCTACTACTCCACACACTAATGGCAGACAAACAACTATACTTGTACATGGAAGTATaagagatagcggtaagtggagtcctagttcGGGAAGAACAAGGTACGAAATTTCCAATTTATTACGTTAGCAGAACCTTAGGTAAGGGCGAAACTAGATACcgtcacctagaaaaattggcgctTGCTTTactaagcgcctctaggaaactgaaactgtattttcaatgccatcctatatgtgttgtgacaacTTACCCATTGcgaaatataatgcataaacccaAACTCTCGGGATGATTGTCCAAATGGGCAGTGAAaatcagcgggtacgatattgagtatcgATGCCAAACATCCATTAAATCtcaattttttcagatttcatgaCCGACTTTACGCCGGCCCTGATACCCGAGGTCAAAAAAGAGTTATTGGTAAACTCGGGGATGTCTTCAGGcatctggaccctctttacggacaATGCCGCTAACGTAAAAGAGTCCGGACTTGGTATCGTACTAAAGCCACCCACAAGCAATGTAGTTAGACAATCCATTAGAACTGTGAAATTTACTAACAACGAGGtcgaatatgaggctatgattgcatgTATCAAACTAGCCAAAAGATTGGGGACGGAGGTGATCGAAGTTAAGTGCGACTCCCTCCTTGTGGTGAACCAAGTTAATGGAACGTTTGAAGTTAGAGAAGAACAAATGCAAAGTTACCTAGATAAGTTGCAGGTAACATTACATCGGTTCAAAGAGTGGACTTTGCAGCATGTACCTCGAGATCAAAATAGCGAGGCGATGCCCTTACGAAATTAGGGTTGTCGGTCGAAGACGATGAAATCAACTCGAGGGCAGTTGTACAACTCATGAGATCGGTAGTAGAAGAAGGTCATgccgaaataaactccacaagattagcttgggattggagaaacaaatatgtAGAGTATTTGAAGACCGAGTAACTTCCCtcagatccaaaagaatcgaggaccCTGTGCACAAAGGCAGCCCGATTCATCTTGTCCGAGGATGGAACTTTGTTTAGAAGAATGTTCGATGGCCTACTAGCAATATGTTTGGGATCGGGAGATACCGAGTACGTTCTGAGGGAAGTCCACGAGGGTGCCTGCAAAAATAATTCAGGTGCCAAATCATTGGTTTAAAAGGTAATCCGAGCCAGCTATTACTGGATCGACATGGAAAAAGATGCGAAGGAGCTCGTACGaaaatgtgatgaatgccaaagacaTGCTCCGATGATTCACTAACCTGAGGAGCTGCTACATTCGGTCttttcaccatggccattcatgaagtggggaatgaaCATCGTTGTCCCTCTTCTATGGGCACCCagtaaggctcaatttatattatttatgactgattatttttctaagtgggttgaagcacaagCGTACGAGAAGGTTAGAGAGAAGGAAGTTATCGACTTCAtgtgggaccacatcatatgtcggttcagAATGCCATCCAAAATCGTATATAACAATGGGAAATAATTTATCGGCAACAAAATGACCAAGTTTCTCGAGGATCATAAGATcaatagtgtcacgacccaaaccgatgggccgcgatgggcacccagtaccttacttaaccgagtaccaacgtaacgtatctttcttattacatcatcatatacatgtgacatacgtgcctaataggccaacatgatcttttataaacacgaaacataggctgacaaggccatacaatctttcacgtatacgacatatgtctacaagcctctaagagtacataaatgtcataaaggtcgggacagagtcccgctatACCAAGCAAtgcacgtctaaatcatactaaccaaacacgcaactccgaagctaatggagcgcaccaacatcttccattGAGCTGATATCCTACTTGGAGGGCTATCGACCTATCTATctggacttgcgggcatgaaacgcagcgtccccaggaagaaatgtaccgagtatgtaaggcacataaatatgtacataagagacatggaagaaatatagggtacatgactcaacctgtaagtctgaataactttgtaaatcataaattacttttagcatcatgcatatgcatatgaatgtcatgtcgtgcataggtacatgtttcataacatcatcagcctctgagggcatcccatcatatcatatcatccactgtgggtaaaatcatcatcgtataccagctgatcaggtggtagtgcatatataatgccataaccttttccgtatctcatatacatatatatacatacatatatacgcgtatatagcgccgtttgaatcatatttcagccattgtgggcaatatcatcatcatataccagctgatcaggtggtggtgtgtatataacgccataaacttttcccatatcccatatatgtgtgtatatatatatatatatatatatatacgcgtatataacgccttctggtcatgggtcaatgcacatgtataaataagtgaaatgcatgaaaaatacataataatctcgatattctttccggataaactttttcaactgcgtattattctgagacccatgaacagaagataataataattctcatggggaatcaagaatataggcacccatactatttctatgaa
Proteins encoded in this window:
- the LOC104246981 gene encoding uncharacterized protein, whose product is MSKNGFERPIGYKEAPRLSKYNFNADAAAILSAIGCIEDTKWPQPLQYDPSQRDPIQMCKYHGTHSHRIEDCRQLREDVARLFNNEHLREFLSDRAKNHLRNRDSNKQTKKKEPQHVIHMIIGGVDVPQGPMLKRTKVSITREKQTRVYIPEGTLSFSDKDTEGIMQPHNDALVISVFTNKSQVKHVLIDPGSLANIIRSRVIEQLGLQDQILPAARVLNRFNMACETTKGEITLPINGTGTIHEMKFYVIERYMSYNVLFIRPWIHNMRAALSSLHQVLKFATLGGIKTIYGEQPVAKEMFAVEELILVSMLTTSKEPS